In the genome of Raphanus sativus cultivar WK10039 chromosome 4, ASM80110v3, whole genome shotgun sequence, one region contains:
- the LOC108855343 gene encoding methionine aminopeptidase 2B produces MASESPEVVVAPVMENGGAESSSSSKGKEEEQLESELSKKLEITEDAVEENEEDAEEDGSKGETSTKKKKKKKSKSKKKPQQTDPPTIPVVKLFPSGEFPEGEIQQYKDDSLWRTTSEEKRELERLEKPIYNSVRQAAEVHRQVENM; encoded by the exons ATGGCGAGCGAAAGCCCTGAAGTCGTTGTTGCTCCCGTTATGGAGAATGGTGGCGCTgagtcctcctcctcctccaaaggGAAAGAGGAGGAACAATTAGAGTCGGAGCTTTCGAAGAAGCTTGAGATTACAGAGGATGCAGTAGAAGAGAACGAAGAAGACGCAGAAGAAGATGGAAGCAAAG GTGAGACatcaacgaagaagaagaagaaaaaaaagagtaaaagcAA GAAGAAGCCTCAACAGACTGATCCACCTACAATCCCTGTCGTTAAGCTTTTTCCATCTGGAGAGTTTCCTGAAGGTGAAATCCAACAGTACAAGGATGA CAGTTTGTGGAGAACAACAtctgaagagaagagagagttgGAGCGTTTGGAGAAGCCTATATACAACTCTGTACGCCAGGCTGCCGAAGTTCATCGCCAG GTAGAAAATATGTAA